The following proteins are encoded in a genomic region of Periophthalmus magnuspinnatus isolate fPerMag1 chromosome 10, fPerMag1.2.pri, whole genome shotgun sequence:
- the cabp2b gene encoding calcium-binding protein 2 isoform X3 — protein sequence MGNCTKPSMKNKKDRELRPEEIDELREAFTEFMNKDGYISHNNLGECMRTMGYMPTEMELIELSQQICGGKVDFEDFVELMGPKMLAETADMIGVKELRDAFKEFDSNGDGLISLAELREAMKKLMGEQVTNREINEILREVDLNGDGLVDFEEFVRMMSR from the exons ATGGGCAACTGCACCAAACCatctatgaaaaacaaaaag GACAGGGAGCTGAGGCCCGAGGAGATTGATG AGCTGCGAGAGGCATTCACAGAGTTTATGAACAAAGACGGATACATCAGTCACAATAATCTGGGCGAGTGCATGAGGACGATGGGCTACATGCCCACGGAGATGGAGCTGATCGAGCTGAGCCAGCAGATCT GTGGAGGCAAAGTCGACTTTGAGGACTTTGTAGAACTCATGGGACCAAAGATGTTGGCCGAGACTGCAGACATGATTGGGGTCAAAGAACTGCGGGATGCATTTAAGGAG TTTGACTCCAACGGCGACGGCTTGATCAGTTTGGCAGAGCTGCGTGAGGCCATGAAGAAGCTGATGGGGGAACAGGTGACAAATCGGGAGATCAATGAGATCCTGCGTGAGGTGGACCTGAATGGGGACGGGCTGGTGGACTTTGAGG AGTTTGTGCGGATGATGTCGCGCTAA
- the cabp2b gene encoding calcium-binding protein 2 isoform X1, with product MFMIIRETPAAGGAPGAMSAPPERTAKQVQAAIKKKVEKQKKRRDGQEKTSGEVPTPQTRRQKKVVRPNPTVEEAHALEKTLEELMEGPHRKEPEEPEKEAEPVDLLPIVTSVFGQDRELRPEEIDELREAFTEFMNKDGYISHNNLGECMRTMGYMPTEMELIELSQQICGGKVDFEDFVELMGPKMLAETADMIGVKELRDAFKEFDSNGDGLISLAELREAMKKLMGEQVTNREINEILREVDLNGDGLVDFEEFVRMMSR from the exons ATGTTCATGATCATTCGGGAGACACCAGCAGCAGGAGGCGCTCCGGGTGCTATGAGCGCTCCGCCCGAAAGGACTGCAAAACAG GTTCAAGCTGCGATCAAGAAGAAAGtggagaagcagaagaagagaagagacggGCAGGAAAAGACGTCCGGCGAAGTCCCAACGCCGCAGACGCGTCGACAAAAGAAAGTGGTGAGGCCAAACCCCACCGTGGAGGAGGCGCACGCACTAGAGAAGACCCTGGAGGAGCTGATGGAGGGACCACACCGAAAAGAGCCCGAGGAGCCAGAGAAGGAGGCGGAGCCAGTGGACCTGCTACCCATTGTCACCTCTGTGTTCGGACAG GACAGGGAGCTGAGGCCCGAGGAGATTGATG AGCTGCGAGAGGCATTCACAGAGTTTATGAACAAAGACGGATACATCAGTCACAATAATCTGGGCGAGTGCATGAGGACGATGGGCTACATGCCCACGGAGATGGAGCTGATCGAGCTGAGCCAGCAGATCT GTGGAGGCAAAGTCGACTTTGAGGACTTTGTAGAACTCATGGGACCAAAGATGTTGGCCGAGACTGCAGACATGATTGGGGTCAAAGAACTGCGGGATGCATTTAAGGAG TTTGACTCCAACGGCGACGGCTTGATCAGTTTGGCAGAGCTGCGTGAGGCCATGAAGAAGCTGATGGGGGAACAGGTGACAAATCGGGAGATCAATGAGATCCTGCGTGAGGTGGACCTGAATGGGGACGGGCTGGTGGACTTTGAGG AGTTTGTGCGGATGATGTCGCGCTAA
- the cabp2b gene encoding calcium-binding protein 2 isoform X2, with translation MGNCTKPSMKNKKGANDSIKAHSETEHQLEDDEDLREKPFSETFGALVKNCKMLQIVGPACVFLRQGFAFDRELRPEEIDELREAFTEFMNKDGYISHNNLGECMRTMGYMPTEMELIELSQQICGGKVDFEDFVELMGPKMLAETADMIGVKELRDAFKEFDSNGDGLISLAELREAMKKLMGEQVTNREINEILREVDLNGDGLVDFEEFVRMMSR, from the exons ATGGGCAACTGCACCAAACCatctatgaaaaacaaaaag GGGGCAAATGACAGCATTAAGGCTCATTCGGAAACAGAGCACCAGCTAGAGGACGATGAAGACCTGAGGGAAAAGCCGTTCAGTGAAACTTTTGGTGCTTTGGTGAAGAACTGCAAGATGCTGCAGATAGTAGGCCCGGCCTGTGTGTTCCTAAGACAAGGGTTTGCGTTC GACAGGGAGCTGAGGCCCGAGGAGATTGATG AGCTGCGAGAGGCATTCACAGAGTTTATGAACAAAGACGGATACATCAGTCACAATAATCTGGGCGAGTGCATGAGGACGATGGGCTACATGCCCACGGAGATGGAGCTGATCGAGCTGAGCCAGCAGATCT GTGGAGGCAAAGTCGACTTTGAGGACTTTGTAGAACTCATGGGACCAAAGATGTTGGCCGAGACTGCAGACATGATTGGGGTCAAAGAACTGCGGGATGCATTTAAGGAG TTTGACTCCAACGGCGACGGCTTGATCAGTTTGGCAGAGCTGCGTGAGGCCATGAAGAAGCTGATGGGGGAACAGGTGACAAATCGGGAGATCAATGAGATCCTGCGTGAGGTGGACCTGAATGGGGACGGGCTGGTGGACTTTGAGG AGTTTGTGCGGATGATGTCGCGCTAA